In Gossypium arboreum isolate Shixiya-1 chromosome 6, ASM2569848v2, whole genome shotgun sequence, the following are encoded in one genomic region:
- the LOC108480327 gene encoding uncharacterized protein LOC108480327 isoform X1, giving the protein MKTFKSWHALINKRNALYELGKIGFKMKQLPFMGVICIVMLFIVYRTTVYQYHKTEMEMKLYRFEMVKDYQQPSGKLRSLPRGIMQVRSDLEIRPLWMSSSSRQASVNTNKNLLAMPVGIMQKENVDDVVEKFLAANFTIILFHYDGNVDGWWDLDWGDKAIHVVAHNQTKWWFAKRFLHPNVVSIYDYIFLWDEDLGVDHFDPKRYLQIVKTAGLEISQPALDPDSTEIHHKITIRSRTKELHRRVYELRGKTKCSKASEGPPCSGFVEGMAPVFTRSAWYCAWHLIQNDLVHGWGMDMKLGYCAQGVRSKKVGVIDSEYIVHKGIQSLGGSGYPATRTTVKRNGASGFDLRTQIRRQSTWELEVFKERWNRAVEEDKNWVDPFLRYQSRKKQTSTHLRS; this is encoded by the exons ATGAAGACATTTAAATCATGGCATGCACTTATCAACAAAAGAAATGCTTTATATGAATTG GGAAAAATTGGATTTAAAATGAAGCAGCTTCCATTTATGGGAGTTATATGTATAGTTATGTTGTTCATTGTGTATAGAACCACAGTTTATCAATATCATAAGACTGAG ATGGAAATGAAATTGTATCGATTCGAAATGGTGAAG GATTATCAGCAGCCTTCAGGGAAATTGAGAAGTTTGCCTCGTGGTATCATGCAAGTGCGTTCAGATTTGGAAATAAGGCCACTTTGGATGAGTAGTAGTTCGCGACAG GCTAGTGTTAACACGAATAAGAACTTGCTGGCAATGCCAGTTGGTATCATGCAAAAAGAAAACGTTGACGATGTTGTGGAAAAG TTTCTTGCAGCGAATTTTACGATTATTTTATTCCATTATGATGGCAATGTGGATGGATGGTGGGATCTTGATTGGGGTGACAAAGCCATTCATGTAGTAGCTCATAACCAAACAAAGTG GTGGTTTGCAAAGCGCTTTCTACATCCCAATGTCGTGTCAATTTATGACTACATATTTCTCTGGGATGAAGATTTGGGGGTGGACCATTTCGATCCGAAAAG GTACCTACAAATTGTAAAGACAGCAGGCTTAGAGATTTCTCAGCCGGCTTTAGACCCGGATTCAACAGAAATACACCATAAAATCACTATACGTTCAAGAACAAAGGAGTTACATAG GAGAGTCTACGAGCTCAGAGGTAAAACGAAGTGTTCAAAAGCAAGTGAGGGGCCACCATGCTCTGG ATTTGTGGAGGGAATGGCTCCGGTTTTCACGAGATCTGCTTGGTATTGTGCATGGCATCTTATACAG AATGATCTTGTTCATGGATGGGGAATGGATATGAAACTAGGGTATTGTGCACAG GGTGTTCGTTCGAAGAAGGTAGGTGTGATCGATAGTGAGTACATTGTACATAAGGGCATACAAAGTTTGGGTGGGAGCGGGTATCCCGCAACAAGGACAACCGTAAAG AGAAATGGGGCTTCGGGTTTTGATCTACGAACCCAG ATTCGGAGGCAATCAACATGGGAACTTGAAGTCTTTAAAGAGCGATGGAATCGAGCCGTGGAAGAAGACAAGAACTGGGTAGATCCATTTCTAAGGTATCAGAGCCGCAAAAAACAGACGTCAACACATTTACGTAGTTAG
- the LOC108480327 gene encoding uncharacterized protein LOC108480327 isoform X2 yields the protein MKQLPFMGVICIVMLFIVYRTTVYQYHKTEMEMKLYRFEMVKDYQQPSGKLRSLPRGIMQVRSDLEIRPLWMSSSSRQASVNTNKNLLAMPVGIMQKENVDDVVEKFLAANFTIILFHYDGNVDGWWDLDWGDKAIHVVAHNQTKWWFAKRFLHPNVVSIYDYIFLWDEDLGVDHFDPKRYLQIVKTAGLEISQPALDPDSTEIHHKITIRSRTKELHRRVYELRGKTKCSKASEGPPCSGFVEGMAPVFTRSAWYCAWHLIQNDLVHGWGMDMKLGYCAQGVRSKKVGVIDSEYIVHKGIQSLGGSGYPATRTTVKRNGASGFDLRTQIRRQSTWELEVFKERWNRAVEEDKNWVDPFLRYQSRKKQTSTHLRS from the exons ATGAAGCAGCTTCCATTTATGGGAGTTATATGTATAGTTATGTTGTTCATTGTGTATAGAACCACAGTTTATCAATATCATAAGACTGAG ATGGAAATGAAATTGTATCGATTCGAAATGGTGAAG GATTATCAGCAGCCTTCAGGGAAATTGAGAAGTTTGCCTCGTGGTATCATGCAAGTGCGTTCAGATTTGGAAATAAGGCCACTTTGGATGAGTAGTAGTTCGCGACAG GCTAGTGTTAACACGAATAAGAACTTGCTGGCAATGCCAGTTGGTATCATGCAAAAAGAAAACGTTGACGATGTTGTGGAAAAG TTTCTTGCAGCGAATTTTACGATTATTTTATTCCATTATGATGGCAATGTGGATGGATGGTGGGATCTTGATTGGGGTGACAAAGCCATTCATGTAGTAGCTCATAACCAAACAAAGTG GTGGTTTGCAAAGCGCTTTCTACATCCCAATGTCGTGTCAATTTATGACTACATATTTCTCTGGGATGAAGATTTGGGGGTGGACCATTTCGATCCGAAAAG GTACCTACAAATTGTAAAGACAGCAGGCTTAGAGATTTCTCAGCCGGCTTTAGACCCGGATTCAACAGAAATACACCATAAAATCACTATACGTTCAAGAACAAAGGAGTTACATAG GAGAGTCTACGAGCTCAGAGGTAAAACGAAGTGTTCAAAAGCAAGTGAGGGGCCACCATGCTCTGG ATTTGTGGAGGGAATGGCTCCGGTTTTCACGAGATCTGCTTGGTATTGTGCATGGCATCTTATACAG AATGATCTTGTTCATGGATGGGGAATGGATATGAAACTAGGGTATTGTGCACAG GGTGTTCGTTCGAAGAAGGTAGGTGTGATCGATAGTGAGTACATTGTACATAAGGGCATACAAAGTTTGGGTGGGAGCGGGTATCCCGCAACAAGGACAACCGTAAAG AGAAATGGGGCTTCGGGTTTTGATCTACGAACCCAG ATTCGGAGGCAATCAACATGGGAACTTGAAGTCTTTAAAGAGCGATGGAATCGAGCCGTGGAAGAAGACAAGAACTGGGTAGATCCATTTCTAAGGTATCAGAGCCGCAAAAAACAGACGTCAACACATTTACGTAGTTAG